CAGGGGTCGGGCTCCCTCGGGAGGCCGAGCACCCGCTCGCCCACGATGTTCTTGTTGACCTCGGTCGTGCCGCCCTCGATAGTGTTGGCCAGGCTGCGGAGCATTCCCCGCACCTCGCGCGGGAGCGAGGCGGCGTAGTCGGTCGATACAGCGGCGAAGGCCTGCCCGCCCGGGCCCAGCAGGTCGCTGGCGAGGAGCTGGACCCGCTTGTTGAGGGCACCCTGGTGGATCTTGCCGATCGAGCTCTCCGGCCCCGGCGCCCGGCCTGCTCTGAGGCTGGCCCGCACCCGTTGGTTGGTCCAGCCCCGAATGCGCTCCTCGGAGTAGAGGCGAGCGAGCTCCTGGCGGACGACCGGATCCGCAGCCCGGCCGATCTTGGCTCCCACCTCGATCAGATGGTCTACGCCGAGGCCGCCGATGCGGTCGACACCACCCGAGCCCGATCCCGAGACCATCTGCCTCTCGCCGGAGAGCGTCGACCCCGCGACCCGCCAGCCCTCGCCGATCTCACCGACCCGCTGGCTGTCGGGCGCTCGTGCTCCGTCGAGGAAGACCTCGTTGAACTCGGCCTCGCCACCGAGGTGGCGCAGCGGCCGCACCGTCACGCCCGCCTGGTGCAGATCGAGCAGGAAGTAGGTGATGCCCCTGCGCTTCGGAGCGGCCGGATCGGAGCGGGCCAGCAGCACGGCCCAGTCAGAGCGGTGCGCCCAGGTGGTCCACACCTTCTGGCCCGTGATCACCCACTCGTCGCCGTCGCGCTCGGCCCTGGCGGCGAGTGACGCCAGGTCGGATCCCGCCCCGGGCTCGCTGAAGAGCTGACACCAAGTCTCCTCGTTGCGCACGATCGGCGGTAGGAACCGCCGCCGTTGTGCCTCGCTGCCGTGATCGAAGAGGGCGGGGGCGGCCAGGTTGAGGCCCAGTGGGTTGAGGCGGCCCAGGTTGTACGGCGACAGCTCGCGGTCGATCACCCTCGCGATCGCCGGGCTGACGTCGAGGCCGCCGTACGCTGCCGGCCACGTCGGGACGACCATGCCCGAGCGACCGAACACCGGATACCAGGCCTGGTACTCGTCGCGAGAGCGCACCTGACGGATGGCCGCTGCCCCTCCCCGCTCGGCCGCCTCCCGCCACGGGACGGGCAGGTGGTCGTCGATCCACGCCCGCACCGCCTTGGCGACCTGGTCGGCATCGGTGTCACGATCGACGCGGAGGCGGTGCTCGAGATCTCGGTCGACGTCGGTCACCGTCGCTCAGCGCCCTTTGAACCGTGGTTCGCGCCGCTCCTTGAGTGCGGCGAGACCCTCACGGAAGTCCTCGCTCCGCGACGACAGCTCGAGGCCGAAGGCCTCGTCCCGCAGATGGCTCTCGAGAGGCGCGCTGGCCGCGGCATGTAGCAGCCACTTGGTGAGCCCCAAGGAGACGGTGGGGCCGCTCGCCAGCTGCGCCGCGAGCTTGTCGCCCTCGCCCTCGACCTCGGCCGCGGGGACGACCCGGGCGACCATTCCCCAAGCGAGGGCTTCGGCTCCGTCGAGCCGGCGACCGAGCAGCAGCAGCTCCCGAGCCCGCACCTCGCCCACCCGGCGCGGGAGCAACCACGTCCCCCCGCTGTCGGGGGTGAATCCGCGCTCGGCGAACGGCTCCCAGAGCTGCGCGTCGTCGGCGGCCACCGTGAAGTCGGCGGCCACAGCGAGATGCAGGCCGATGCCCGCCACCCACCCCCGCACCGCGCACACGACCGGCGTCTGGACGGTGGCCAAGAGGGGTATGAGGCGGTGCGCCTGGGACGGCAGCCGGCGCTGGATGCTGCCCGCGCGAGGTCGACCGTCTCCTGCCTCGGCATTGCGGCCCATGATGTCGAAGCCGGCGCAGAAGTGGTCGCCGGTGCCGCCGATGAGCATGGCCCTCACTGCTTCATCGCGGCCTGCCATGTCGATAGCCTCGATGAGGGCGGCGACCATCTCGTCGTTCAAGGCGTTCCGCTTCTCGGGGCGGTCGAGCAGGAGGCGAAGGATGCCGTCCTCGGTGAGCCCGACGCGCAGGCCGGCGACCCCCCGGTAGGCCTTCCCGCTCATCTCTCCTGGAAGCCTTCGGCGATGGCCTCGAGGGCGCTCTGGAGGTCGGTGGCGCCCCCCGGAGGGTCTGGGAGCCGGACCGGTCCGTGCTCGCGGCTCGGCAGCAAGATGGTGGCGTGGCCGGGCGTGGTCAGCTGGCCTCGTTGGTTGTCCGCCCGCAGGTCGAGGTCGACCGCCGGGCGGTCGCCCTCGGCCAGGTAGCGACGCGTCACGGTTCCCCGCAGCCACTGCGTGTCGCCCACATAGTTGAACAGACGGAACTCGCAGTCGAGCTTCCACAGCCAGCCGTCGTCTCCCATCCAGTCCGTGCAAAGGTGGATGAGCCACGTCTCTCGCATGCGCCCGTAGTCGAAGGTGGTCGGGTTGCCCGAGCTGCGGGCGAAGTCGGGGTCCCAATGCACCCGCTGCATCACGTCGGGGAT
This region of Acidimicrobiales bacterium genomic DNA includes:
- a CDS encoding enoyl-CoA hydratase-related protein, giving the protein MSGKAYRGVAGLRVGLTEDGILRLLLDRPEKRNALNDEMVAALIEAIDMAGRDEAVRAMLIGGTGDHFCAGFDIMGRNAEAGDGRPRAGSIQRRLPSQAHRLIPLLATVQTPVVCAVRGWVAGIGLHLAVAADFTVAADDAQLWEPFAERGFTPDSGGTWLLPRRVGEVRARELLLLGRRLDGAEALAWGMVARVVPAAEVEGEGDKLAAQLASGPTVSLGLTKWLLHAAASAPLESHLRDEAFGLELSSRSEDFREGLAALKERREPRFKGR
- a CDS encoding acyl-CoA dehydrogenase family protein, encoding MTDVDRDLEHRLRVDRDTDADQVAKAVRAWIDDHLPVPWREAAERGGAAAIRQVRSRDEYQAWYPVFGRSGMVVPTWPAAYGGLDVSPAIARVIDRELSPYNLGRLNPLGLNLAAPALFDHGSEAQRRRFLPPIVRNEETWCQLFSEPGAGSDLASLAARAERDGDEWVITGQKVWTTWAHRSDWAVLLARSDPAAPKRRGITYFLLDLHQAGVTVRPLRHLGGEAEFNEVFLDGARAPDSQRVGEIGEGWRVAGSTLSGERQMVSGSGSGGVDRIGGLGVDHLIEVGAKIGRAADPVVRQELARLYSEERIRGWTNQRVRASLRAGRAPGPESSIGKIHQGALNKRVQLLASDLLGPGGQAFAAVSTDYAASLPREVRGMLRSLANTIEGGTTEVNKNIVGERVLGLPREPDPWQHAPWRDTPRN